From Sediminibacterium sp. TEGAF015, a single genomic window includes:
- a CDS encoding DUF1801 domain-containing protein: protein MISGAKTVKEYLKQIPDEQKEVFSQIRDAITGNLPAGFEECISYGMIGYVVPHSLYKDGYHCDPKLPLPFMALAAQKNFIAFYHMGIYAQPSLLEWFTQAYKMATPTKLDMGKSCIRFKKTAQVPNALIGELVQKMTPEEWISIYENLYKNNRKKK from the coding sequence ATGATTAGTGGTGCCAAAACAGTTAAGGAGTATCTGAAACAAATTCCTGATGAACAAAAAGAAGTTTTCTCTCAGATTCGGGATGCCATAACCGGAAATTTACCTGCAGGATTTGAAGAGTGCATCAGTTATGGCATGATCGGATATGTAGTGCCACATAGCCTGTATAAGGATGGGTATCACTGTGATCCTAAACTACCCCTGCCGTTTATGGCATTGGCTGCACAAAAGAATTTTATTGCATTCTATCATATGGGTATCTATGCCCAGCCATCCTTACTTGAATGGTTTACCCAAGCCTATAAGATGGCTACACCTACAAAGTTGGATATGGGCAAAAGTTGTATAAGGTTTAAAAAAACAGCCCAGGTTCCTAATGCACTAATAGGGGAGCTTGTGCAGAAAATGACACCTGAAGAATGGATTTCTATATATGAGAATTTGTATAAGAACAATCGAAAGAAAAAATAA